The bacterium genome contains a region encoding:
- a CDS encoding flippase activity-associated protein Agl23 has translation MSTDKRAYDVFFFLFLAVALLSVLVRFWNLDVKPLHHDEGVNGFFLDNLIEQRGYRYDPQNYHGPIIYYLAAPAVKSFGRSIFALRFVPALLGALMVVLFWLLKERLGKFPAVCAAAMVAASPTLVYYSREFIHEIYLVFFTLAFLLSAEDFARTRRPRMLLLSGLWLALGFTTKETTLLHSAMMLLAFALAMGLSPDRAPARARDLLLRLMYAPARAIMSIIKDQPVAFAASLVLFWVVIVTFFSSFFTNLRGIADFFAAFTTWTRTGLEMSGHSKPAFYFLRVLWEIEPLTLLLGALGVATSLRSQDVLERFASFWALLTFIVYSAVPYKTPWLVMDIMLPLVICAACFVRRVLKALKGHRVVAAVCVAAFVGAVGWSGALAWDVSLVRYDDNEIPIVYVQTFREMNDLVSRIDRIAKRVAGDRTCIYVFAKGQWPLSWYLHRFDSRFPETITARKVLRADIIVASLDQEEEIEELSKGRFVAERFNLRPQVSLTVFAPRRYAALLQPPHSEGEIFLPLDTKVPLETGLVARYFKGPQLLPPAYRVEVQNVVDFEYEKDFGKDFDAPASMRWDGYLRVPKTGQYGFLITSDDGSRFFVDGVLLIDNWGEHAAATRAGKATLAAGYHRIRVDYFDAGWGAVMKLEWDPPDRDAELLTPMFLYHAAAAFVEDDYPIQAQQ, from the coding sequence ATGAGCACTGACAAGAGGGCCTACGATGTCTTCTTCTTTCTGTTTTTGGCTGTCGCTCTGCTCTCCGTTTTGGTGCGGTTCTGGAACCTTGATGTCAAGCCGCTTCACCACGACGAAGGCGTCAATGGCTTCTTCTTGGACAACCTGATCGAGCAGCGCGGCTATCGCTACGACCCCCAGAACTACCACGGGCCTATCATATACTACTTGGCCGCTCCGGCCGTCAAATCGTTCGGGAGAAGCATCTTCGCTCTTAGGTTCGTGCCGGCCCTTCTGGGCGCACTGATGGTCGTCCTATTCTGGCTGCTCAAGGAACGTCTCGGGAAGTTCCCGGCCGTCTGTGCGGCTGCGATGGTCGCGGCGTCGCCGACTCTTGTTTACTACAGCCGAGAGTTCATTCACGAGATATATCTGGTCTTCTTCACGTTGGCCTTCTTGCTCTCTGCCGAGGACTTCGCCAGAACACGCAGGCCCCGGATGCTTTTATTATCCGGACTATGGCTCGCGCTCGGCTTTACCACCAAGGAAACGACTCTGCTTCATTCGGCCATGATGCTCCTTGCTTTTGCCTTGGCGATGGGCCTAAGCCCCGACCGAGCCCCAGCGCGGGCAAGAGACCTCCTCCTCCGCCTCATGTATGCGCCCGCACGAGCGATAATGTCGATCATCAAAGACCAGCCCGTAGCATTTGCCGCGTCGCTTGTGCTCTTCTGGGTTGTCATCGTAACGTTCTTCTCATCCTTCTTCACAAACTTGAGGGGCATCGCCGACTTCTTCGCCGCATTCACCACTTGGACAAGAACGGGGCTAGAGATGAGTGGCCATTCCAAGCCCGCGTTCTATTTTTTGAGGGTTTTGTGGGAGATTGAACCGCTGACGCTTCTTCTGGGTGCGCTTGGGGTAGCGACGAGCCTTCGGTCGCAAGATGTTCTTGAGCGATTTGCGTCATTCTGGGCCTTACTGACGTTCATAGTCTATTCTGCCGTGCCATACAAGACGCCGTGGCTTGTCATGGACATCATGCTGCCGCTGGTCATCTGCGCTGCCTGTTTTGTCAGGCGGGTCTTGAAGGCGCTGAAGGGTCACCGTGTGGTGGCTGCGGTCTGCGTTGCCGCCTTCGTCGGAGCCGTCGGTTGGTCGGGGGCACTGGCGTGGGATGTTTCTCTGGTGCGATATGACGACAACGAGATCCCGATCGTATATGTCCAGACATTTCGGGAGATGAATGACCTCGTCAGCCGGATAGATAGAATCGCCAAGCGCGTCGCCGGCGACAGGACGTGTATCTATGTCTTCGCCAAGGGCCAGTGGCCGCTGAGCTGGTACTTGCACCGTTTCGACAGTAGGTTTCCAGAGACCATAACGGCTCGCAAGGTTCTCCGGGCGGATATTATTGTCGCCTCGCTCGATCAGGAAGAGGAGATTGAGGAGCTGAGCAAGGGCCGGTTCGTTGCGGAGCGATTCAATCTGAGGCCGCAGGTCTCGCTGACGGTGTTTGCTCCCCGGCGATATGCAGCCCTCTTACAGCCACCCCATAGCGAGGGAGAGATTTTTCTGCCGCTCGACACGAAAGTGCCGCTCGAGACCGGCCTGGTCGCGAGATACTTCAAGGGGCCGCAGCTGCTTCCTCCTGCGTATCGGGTGGAGGTCCAAAACGTTGTCGATTTCGAGTATGAGAAGGACTTTGGGAAGGATTTCGATGCCCCAGCAAGCATGCGCTGGGATGGCTATCTCCGGGTCCCCAAGACAGGGCAGTATGGTTTTCTCATCACGTCCGACGACGGTTCACGGTTCTTTGTTGATGGTGTCCTGCTCATAGATAATTGGGGCGAGCACGCTGCGGCGACCAGGGCCGGCAAAGCGACGCTGGCCGCGGGTTACCACCGCATCCGTGTTGACTACTTCGATGCTGGGTGGGGTGCTGTAATGAAGCTCGAGTGGGACCCACCCGACCGCGACGCTGAGCTGCTGACCCCCATGTTTCTCTACCACGCAGCGGCCGCATTTGTTGAAGACGACTACCCCATACAGGCGCAGCAGTAG
- a CDS encoding right-handed parallel beta-helix repeat-containing protein — protein sequence MTLNYLYRPGGLAAGLCILAALFGLLHGPTFAQPTVSIHTDKPSYRGGENVETDVSVRNPDRGFNASIYVGLIPSERSLFMFAGGRFTESILPWVENVYLPSGLNVEHISVCSIGLPSDVPPIDEPGEVTIFAAITHVGQLELPGQLSFITFSYLGTGQDIYVDAERGSDGNDGSAELPFKTITHALATASPTETEPITVHVAASIYSASHSGESFPLNMKSWVSLIGEGANRTLLDAESSSTVVNVGAVQNAAVEGFTITGGKATNGGGVTCSASFVTFADNRITENTADMGAGIYCLGGSPVFRDNIIVGNTATGRLGYGGAMFIINASPSLTGNTISQNFGDSIGCIYLDQSSPIIENNTIAGNVATGEWALAGAIYAQGGSLIIKGNAIVDNAATSGSGLVGGVHLLMASGSLEGNEFSGNWVTGDDALAGGLYCHQSSPAIFGNTFSDNTSTGVGALYCLEASPDITANLFTTNSGLVGAICAAEGSQPIITNNVLAGNYGFGIACFPRSSSTIVNNLIVKGEASYGGASGIWCWGCTGLISNCTIVGNDGSGIRCYREHPVIQNSIVWDNGDDLWNCRATYCCLPDPSDHGAGNIFEDPRFVKGPLGDYYLDPMSSCIDAGNVSAEDAGLSDFTTQADGSLDTGQVDLGCHYPVE from the coding sequence ATGACGCTTAATTATCTGTATCGACCAGGCGGCTTGGCGGCAGGCTTGTGCATCCTGGCCGCTTTGTTTGGGCTATTGCATGGACCAACTTTTGCGCAGCCGACGGTCTCAATCCACACTGACAAGCCGAGCTACCGAGGCGGCGAGAACGTCGAGACCGACGTGTCTGTCCGCAATCCTGACCGGGGCTTCAATGCGAGCATTTACGTTGGCCTGATCCCGTCTGAAAGGTCTCTCTTTATGTTTGCCGGTGGCCGATTCACCGAATCGATACTTCCCTGGGTCGAGAATGTCTATCTGCCGAGCGGGCTCAACGTTGAGCACATTTCGGTCTGTTCTATCGGCCTTCCGAGCGATGTTCCACCCATTGATGAGCCGGGCGAGGTCACCATATTCGCGGCCATTACTCATGTAGGCCAGCTTGAGCTCCCAGGCCAGCTGTCCTTTATTACCTTCAGCTATCTCGGCACTGGCCAAGACATTTATGTGGACGCCGAGCGCGGCAGCGACGGAAACGACGGAAGCGCCGAGCTGCCGTTCAAGACGATCACTCATGCCCTCGCAACGGCTTCTCCAACCGAGACCGAGCCTATCACCGTTCATGTCGCAGCCTCAATCTACTCGGCCTCGCACAGTGGCGAGAGCTTCCCGCTCAACATGAAAAGCTGGGTGTCGCTCATCGGCGAGGGGGCTAATCGTACGCTGCTCGACGCGGAGAGCTCATCGACGGTGGTCAATGTTGGCGCCGTGCAGAACGCCGCTGTGGAGGGTTTCACGATCACCGGCGGCAAGGCAACCAATGGCGGCGGGGTGACGTGCTCCGCAAGCTTTGTTACTTTCGCTGACAACAGGATAACCGAGAACACAGCTGATATGGGCGCCGGGATATATTGCCTCGGCGGCTCGCCGGTCTTTCGGGACAACATTATCGTAGGCAATACGGCAACTGGGCGCCTTGGTTATGGAGGCGCAATGTTCATCATCAACGCATCCCCCAGTCTCACTGGCAACACCATAAGTCAGAACTTTGGCGACTCGATCGGGTGCATCTATCTTGATCAGAGCTCTCCGATCATCGAGAACAACACCATTGCCGGCAACGTCGCGACTGGCGAGTGGGCTCTTGCAGGCGCGATATATGCTCAGGGTGGCTCGCTCATCATAAAGGGAAATGCAATCGTCGATAATGCAGCCACAAGTGGGTCAGGCCTCGTCGGAGGGGTTCACCTTTTGATGGCGTCAGGGTCACTCGAGGGCAACGAGTTCTCGGGCAACTGGGTAACGGGCGATGACGCACTCGCCGGCGGTCTTTACTGCCACCAGTCCTCGCCAGCGATCTTTGGGAACACTTTTTCAGACAACACATCGACGGGGGTCGGGGCACTTTATTGTCTCGAGGCATCACCGGACATAACTGCGAACCTATTCACGACGAATTCCGGGCTCGTCGGGGCGATATGCGCCGCCGAGGGTAGCCAGCCCATCATCACGAACAACGTGCTTGCGGGGAATTATGGCTTTGGAATAGCCTGTTTCCCGAGGAGCAGCTCGACAATAGTCAACAATTTGATTGTCAAAGGCGAGGCGTCCTACGGCGGAGCATCAGGAATCTGGTGCTGGGGCTGCACAGGTCTCATCTCCAACTGCACAATCGTCGGAAACGATGGTTCCGGCATAAGATGTTACAGGGAGCACCCGGTCATTCAGAACTCGATCGTGTGGGACAACGGCGACGACCTCTGGAACTGCCGAGCCACGTATTGCTGTCTCCCAGACCCCAGCGATCACGGCGCCGGCAACATCTTCGAGGACCCTCGTTTCGTCAAGGGACCCCTCGGGGATTACTATCTCGACCCGATGAGCAGCTGCATAGACGCTGGCAACGTGTCCGCTGAAGATGCGGGACTCTCGGACTTCACAACGCAGGCCGATGGGTCTCTCGACACAGGCCAAGTCGATCTCGGCTGCCACTATCCGGTGGAGTAG